GTCCTGGCGGGCCTGTCCGGAGCTCGCCGAACAGGTGTACGGGAACGTTCCGGCCGGCACCTCGTACGACTGCGCCACCATCGAGGTGCCACTCGACTGGACGCCGGCGACCAGCGAAACCCTGCCGCTCGCCCTGATCCGGGTCCGGGCGGCGGGCCAACGCGACCGGATCGGTTCCCTGGTGGTCAACCCCGGTGGTCCGGGCGTGCCCGGTATCGAGACGGCGATCCACCTCTCGCTGGGCGAACGTCTCGGTGGCCTGCCCGACGAGGTGCTGCGCCGATTCGACGTGGTCGGCTTCGATCCACGAGGAGTCGGCCGCTCGGCGCCGATCCGGTGTGTCGCCGACGCCGACTGGGACGCGACCTTCGGTGCCGACCCCGATCCCCGCGATCCGGACGAATTCGCCGCCCTCGTCGAGCTGAGCCGACGGATCGGGGCAGGTTGCGGCGCGAGGTACGACCCGGAGCAGCTGGCCGGCTACTCGACCCACCAGGCGGCGCGGGACCTGGACGCGGTCCGCGCGGCGGTCGGCGACGACCGGCTGACCTACCTCGGATACTCGTACGGCACCCTGCTCGGCGCCACGTACGCACACCTGTACCCGCGACGGGTCCGCGCCCTGGTCCTCGACGGTGCGATCGATCCCGAGCAGGACCTGGTGGCCGGTTCCCTCGGCCAGGCCGCCGGGTTCGAGCGCGCGCTCGCCACCTTCGTCGACTGGTGCGCCCGACGACCGACGCGCTGTCCGATCAGCGCCGATCCGCGAGCAGCGCTCGACCAGGTGTTGGCCCGCGCCCGCAGCGCGCCGGTGACCGGACCGGACGGCCGGGAGGCCACCGCCGGGTGGATCTTCTACGCCATGGTCGCCTCGCTGTACGACGAAGCCGGCTGGGCCCGGCTGGGCGACGCGGTGGCGGCGCTGCGCGACGGTGACCCGCGACCCGTCTTCACCCTCGCCGACGCCTACGCCGGGCGGGACGCCGCCGGCGGCTACTCCCACCTGTTCACCGCCAACCTGGCCGTGAACTGCGCGGACAGCGAACTCGACCTGACCACCGCGCAGGTACGCGACCTGCAGGGCCAGTGGCGGGAGACCTACCCCGTCTTCGGCGCGCCACTCGCGGTCGGGCTGCTCAGCTGCGTGCACTGGCCGGGGCGGGCCGATCCCTACCCGACCGGGCCGGCGGTCGGTGCCCCACCCATCCTGGTGATCGGCACCACCGGCGATCCGGCCACCCCGTACGAGCAGGCTCCCCGGCTCGCCGAACTGCTCGGCGTCGGGGTGCTGCTGACCCGGGAGGGCAACGAACACACGGCGTACCCGCACGTGGACTGTGTCGCGCGGCTGGTCGACGCGTACCTGATCGAGCTGACCGTGCCGGCCGACGGCGAACGCTGCCCGGTGTGAGTCCGGGCCGGCACCCGGCTGGGTGCCGGCCCGAACGCCGGTCAGGAGTCGGCCACCGGACGAGTCGGCCACCGAACGCCGGTCAGGAGTCGGCCACCGGGACACCGGTCAGGAGTCGGCCACCGGCCGGGCGCGGGACGGCTGGACCCGGCGCGGTTCGCCGGGCATCTTCGGATGGTCCGGGGGGTAGGGCAGGTCGCCCGAACCGTCCCGTTCGTCGCGGTCGGCCCAGCCCAGCAGCGGGCTGATGTCCCACGGCGTGTCGTCGATGCCGGCGTGCGGGTCGCCGAGGCTGGCCAGCCGGGGAGGCACCGTACGCAGGTCGAAGTCGTCCGGTTCGACCTGGGTGAGCTCGTCCCAGGTGACCGGGGTGGAGACGGTGGCGCGGGCGTTGGCCCGCAACGAATAGGCACAGGCGATCGTCCGGTCACGGGCCGTCTGGTTGTAGTCGACGAACACCTTGCGCCCCCTTTCCTCCTTCCACCAGGCGGTGGTGACCAGGTCGGGACGACGCCGCTGCAGCTCGCGGGCGAAGGCGATCGCCGCCCGGCGTACCTCGGTGAACGTCCAGCGCGGCGGGATCCGCAGGTAGACGTGCACCCCACGGCCGCCGGAGGTCTTCGGATAGCCGGTCGCGCCGAGTTCGTCGAGCATCGCCCGGACCTCACCGGCCGCCTCGACCGCGTCGGTGAAGTCGGTGCCGGGTTGCGGGTCGAGGTCGATCCGCAGCTCGTCCGGCCGGTCGACGTCGGCCGACCGTACCGGCCAGGGGTGGAAGACGACAGTGCTCATCTGCGCGGCCCAGGCCACGTGGGCCAGGTCAGCCGGGCAGAGCTCGTCGGCGGTCCGCCCGCTCGGAAACGCGATCCGGGCGGTCCCCAGCCAGGGCGGAACGCCACGGGCGGGCACCCGCTTCTGGAAGAACATCTCGCCGTCGACGCCGTCCGGGAACCGTTGCAGGGTGGTCGGACGGTCGCGCAGCGCGCGCATGATCCCGTCACCGACCGCGAGGTAGTAGTCGAAGACGTCGCGCTTGGTGTAACCGGGGCCGGGGAAGCAGACCCGGTCCGGGCTGCTCAGCCGTACCTGGTGTCCGGCCACCTCGACGACGCTGGCCGCCGACCGGCTGCCCTTGCTCTCACCAGCCATACCGCCGACCTTAGGGCAGACGGCCACGGATCGGCAGGCGGCGCGGGCGGCACGTCGTACCGTAGAGCCATGACCGTCGACAAAAGTTCACTTCCCGCCAGCGAGCAGGAGTGGCGGGTCCGCCTCGCCCCCGAGGAGTTCCGGGTGCTGCGTCAGGCGGGCACCGAGCGCCCGTGGTCCGGGGAGTACGTGGCCACGACGACCGTCGGGACCTACCACTGCCGGGCGTGTGACGCCCCGCTGTTCACCAGCGACACCAAGTTCGACTCGCACTGTGGCTGGCCCAGCTTCGACGAGGCGCTGCCGGGATCGGTGCGCTACATCGAGGACCGATCGCACGGCATGGTCCGCACCGAAGTCCGCTGCGCGACCTGCGACTCGCATCTCGGGCACCGCTTCGACGGGGAGCGGTACACGGCGAAGAACGCCCGCTACTGCATGAACTCGGTGGCCCTGCGGCTCGAACCGGCCTAGCCAAAACCGGCGCGAACCGCAGCGGCCTAGACAGAACCGGCGCGACCGACCCGTACCGGCCGAGATTTTCCGATTTTTCACCGTTTCGCCGGTCCAGCCGTCGTCGATGGCGCACGCTGCCAGGTGAGGTCCGACGTTGGGAGACGCGCCATGGCGACCTGTGAAGTCTGCGGCAACGACTACTGGCTGGCGTTCGACATCAAGACGGTCAGCGGGGACACCTACACCTTCGACTCCTTCGAATGCGCGATCCAGTTGCTGGCACCGATCTGTGAACACTGCCAGTGCAAGATCGTGGGGCACGGCGTCGAGGTGTCGGGACGGTTCTTCTGCTGCGCGCACTGCGCCCGTACGGTGGACGCCGAGCAGGGCTCGGCGGTGCGGGACGCGGTCGGCAGCCGACCAGGCTGACGCGACCGGGACCCGGCGACGCCACGGCGGTACGGGGCCGCCGTGGTGGGCGTATGATCCGTCGCCGTGCCGTCCGCCACCGAGGTGACCTGCCATGTCGCGGCGATCACCGACCTCGACCCGGTCACCCTCTACCAGCTGCTCCGCCTGCGTACCGATGTCTTCGTCGTGGAGCAGCGGTGCCCGTACCCGGAACTGGACGGTCGGGACCTGGAACCCGGCGCCCGACATCTGTGGCTCGCCCGAGGAGCCGACGTCGTCGCCTACCTGAGGCTGCTCGACGACGGTGAGCGCCAGCGGGTCGGACGGGTGGTGGTGGCGGCCGGCGAGCGCGGCCACGGGTACGCCGGGCGTCTCATGGCCGAGGCGTTGGCCCTGGTCGGGCAGCGACCGTGTGTCCTGGCCGCGCAGTCGCACCTGGCCTCGTTCTATCGGCGGTACGGATTCGTGGTGGCCGGTCCGCCGTTCGTCGAGGACGGAATCGACCACGTCCCGATGCACCGGCCCGGTCGGACCAGCTGACCGCTGACCGGCAGGTCGGCTCATCGGCTCACCGGGCGGGACGTGATTCGCCGACCGGGCGCGACCCGACGGCTGGTCGTGGATCTTCCGTCCACGCCAGCCGCCGGGCCGGGTCGCCTGCGGTGTCACCCCACGCTACGGCGGCGGCACCACGAGGCATTCACCGTCGGTGGTCACCGGTGCCGGTCGCCGGAGTTGCGCCACGCGCTACCGGCCTTGGCCAGACCCCGGCTGACGACGTAACCGATGGTCAGCAGGGCCACGTACCACCAGGCGGTGCTGGCCGGGAAGGGGTCGCCCGCGCCAGCGGTGCCCTGTACGCCGTCCACGTCGGCGCTGATCACCTGCGAGGCGAGCAGCACACCCACCACCGCGATCAGGTAGACGTAGAACTCGGTGCTCTTGAACGCCGACTTCGTCTCGGTCCCCGGCGTGACGGCCGGGCGCATACCGGCGTTCATGTCCGCCATCTGCTGCATGCCGGCGGACTGCTGATCCGACATCGGTCGGGTCATCGCCGTGTTTCGGGTCGGAGCCTGTGTACTCATCACACCCTCCTCCGGATTGGATGAGTGTTCCTTCTCCGGTACGTCGATCGTCCGAGGCCCGGTCGACCGACCTTGGGGGGCGTCTGGGAGGTACCCGGGCGGTTCACCAAGCAAACCCGCGACGTCCGCCGGCTGGCGGGCCACGGCAGGGCGGCCACCAGGTCGGCGGGCTACCGCAGCGCGGGAGGGCCTGCGCTGCGGGCTACGGCAGCGCGGCCACCAGGTCGGCGACCGAGCGTCGCCGACCGGTGAAGAACGGCACTTCCTCCCGTACGTGTCGCCGCGCCGACGAAGCCCGCAGATCCCGCATCAGATCCACGATCCGGTGCAGTTCGTCCGCTTCGAAGGCGAGCATCCACTCGTAGTCGCCGAGCGCGAAGGACGCCACCGTGTTGGCGCGAACGTCCGGATAGGGGCGCGCCATCCGGCCGTGTTCGGCGAGCATCGCCCGGCGCTCGGCGTCGGGCAGCAGATACCACTCGTAGGAGCGGACGAACGGATAGACGCAGACATACGACCGGGCTTCCTCCCCGGCGAGGAAGGCCGGCACGTGGCTCTTGTTGAACTCGGCCGGGCGGTGCAGCGCCAGCTGCGACCAGACGGCCGCCAGATGCCGGCCGAGTACGGTCCGGCGCAGCCGGCCGTACGCGTCCTGCAGGTCGTCGCTGTTCGGGGCGTGCCACCAGACCATGATGTCGGCGTCGGCCCGCAGCCCGGACACGTCGTAGACGCCCCGGACCGTCACCCCCTTCGCCGCCAGCTCGTCGACCAACGCCTCGACCTCGCTGATCACGCCGTCGCGCAGCGCGGGCAGCCGGTCGGTGACCCGGAACACCGACCACATCGTGTACTGGATGGTGGCGTTCAGCTCCCGCAGCCGGGCGGCGTTGGTCTGCTCGGCGGTGGCCGGTCCCCCGGTGGCTGACCCGGTGCCGGCCGGTTCGGCGCTGTCGGTACTCATCGACGTCTTCCTTCCAGGGTGGTGAGGATCTCCTCGGCGGCCTGTTCGCCGGAACGGATACAGATGGGGATGCCGATCCCGTCGTAGGCGGCGCCGGCGAGCGCCAGCCCGCAGCGGGCCGACCGCAGGGTCCGCCGGGCGGCGGCCACCCGGTCCAGATGTCCCGGCGGATACTGGGGCAACGCCCCGCCCCAGCGCCGGACCTGGGTCAGCACCGGTTCGGGCAGGCGGACCCCGGTCAGTCGGGCCAGCTCGTCGCGGACCACACCGACCAGTTCGTCGTCGGTGCGGTGCAGCAGCTGCTCGTCGCCGTACCGGCCGACCGAGGCGCGCACCACCGCCAGCCCGTCGGCGCGCCGCAAGTGCGCCCACTTGGTGCTGAAGAACGTGACCGCTTTGGTCAGCGCACCGTCGGCGGCGGGCACGAGGAATCCGGACAGCCGAGGCAGCGCCGGCGCCGGCAGCGCCAGGCTGATCAACGCGATGCTGGCGTAGTCCAGCGCCCCGATCGAGGCTCCCACCGTCGGGTCGACCCCGGCCAGGAGCCGGGCGGCGGGCCGGGCCGGCACGGCCACCAGCACGGCGTCCGCCTCGACCCGCTCGGGCGCGCGGGTCGGGCCGACCAGGAGCCGCCAGCCGGTCGGGGTCGCCGCCAGTTCCCGGACCGTCGTCGCCGTCCGCAGCTCGACGGTGACCGGCCGCTCGGCGTCGGCGGGCGCGGTGAGCGCCGCGCGGATCGCGGCCACCAGACCGCTCAGCCCGTTGGCCGGGGTGGCGAAGATCGGCGCGCCGTTCGCGGGCGGGCGGGCGGCCAGCGCCGCCCGTACCGCCCCGAGCAGGGTGTGCTCGGTGCGCGCGGTGGCCGCCAGGGCAGGGATGGTGGTGGCCAGCGACAACGTGTCGGCCCGGCCGGCGTACACGCCGCCGAGCATCGGGTCGACCAGCTGCTCCACGACGTCGTCGCCGAGCCGGCCACGGACCAGCCGGCCGACGGCGACGTCGTCGCCGGGACCGAGCAACGGCCGACCGCCGTCGACGTCGCGCCAGGGTTCGACGTCGGCCACCGCCGACACCAGATCAAGATCAGACGGTACGCCGATCAGCGTCCCGCCCGGCAGCGGCACCAGCCCGCCCGCGCGGGCCAGCGCGGCCTGGCCGACGGCCGGGTGGACCAGCTGATCCGCCAGCCCCACGCGACGGGCCAGCGTCATCGCGGCCGACTCGCCGCCGGCAGGGTCCCGGGTGAGGAACGCCTCGGCGCCCTGCTCCACCGGCAGTCCGACGAACTCGCCGGTGCTCAGCTTGCCGCCGAGCCCGGGCGACTGCTCGAACAGCACGATCCGGGTACCGGCGGGGGCAATGTCGCGCAGCCGCAGCGCAGCGGCCAGGCCGGCGATCCCACCACCCACCACGGCGATCCGCCACGGTTGCTGCATACCGTCACCTTGCCACGCGGCCGACTCGTCGTGATCAGCGGACCGACGTGGTGTGAATCAACTCCACCACCCGGGTCAACACGTCCGGGTCGGTCTCCGGCAGGACGCCGTGTCCCAGGTTGAACACGTGTCCGGGGGCGGCGAGTCCCTCGGTCAGGATCCGTCGCACCTCGGCTTCGACGACCGGCCACGGGGCGAGCAGCACACACGGATCGAGGTTGCCCTGGACGGCCCCGTCCGGACCGATCCGGGCGGTGGCGACGTCCAACGGGGTACGCCAGTCCACCCCGACCACGTCGGCACCGGCCTCCCCCATCGCGCCGAGCAACTCGGCGGTGCCGACCCCGAAGTGGATCCGGGGTACGCCGGCACCGGCCAGCCCGGCCAGCACCGTGGCCGAGTGCGGCAGCACGAACCGCCGGTAGTCGGCCTCGGACAACGCCCCGGCCCACGAGTCGAACAACTGCACCGCTGCGACGCCGGCCGACACCTGGACCCGCAGGAACTCCAGAGTGATGTCGGCGAGCCGGGAGCAGAGAGCGTGCCAGGTCTCCGGTTCGCCGTACATCAGGGCCTTGGTCCGGCTGTGGGTACGTGACGGTCCGCCCTCCACCAGGTAGCTGGCGAGGGTGAACGGTGCCCCGGCGAACCCGATCAGCGGGGTGTCGCCAAGCGCCGCGACCAGCAGCCGCACGGCCTCGTCGACGAAACGGACGTCGTCGACGGTGATGGGCCGCAGCCGGTCGACGGCCGCCGCGTCGCGGAGCGGCTCGGCGATCACCGGTCCGGTGCCGGCGACGATGTCCAGGTCCACGCCGGCCGCCGCCAGCGGGACCACGATGTCGCTGAACAGGATCGCGGCGTCCACCCCGTGCCGGCGTACCGGCTGCAGGGTGATCTCGGCGACCAGGTCCGGTCGTCGGCAGGAGTCCAACATCCCGATGCCGCGCCGCAGTTCGCGGTATTCCGGCAGGGATCGGCCGGCCTGCCGCATGAACCACACAGGAGTGTGTGGCACCGGCTGGCGCCGGCAGGCCCGGAGGAAGGCCGACGACTCGTGCGTCGACGCGGTGGCGTGGCGGGCTGCGCTGCCCGGTGTCGTGGTGGTCATCGTTCGCCATGGTGCCACGGCCCGCCCGTCCGGCAGCCCCGGGTTCGCCGGTTCCCGCGCCCGTACGGCCGTTGCGGCGCGCCGGCCCCCATGGCCGCCGGCATCGGCCTAGGCTGCGTTCATGGCCCCCCTTGCCGCGTTGCCCGAGGCGTTCGACCGCGCCGTTGCCGGACTTCGCGCGGTCACCCCCCGGGCGGAAATCCAGATCGAAGAGGTCGGTGCGCCACAGCGCCTCGCGCCGTACGCGTTCGCGCTCAGCGCGTCGGTGGTGCGGGCCGACGACGAGGTGGCCACCGGGCGGTTGGTGCTGTTGCACGACCCCACTGGTCACGAGGCGTGGCACGGCACCCTACGGCTGGTGACCTACGTCACCGCCGATCTCGAGGCCGACCTGGTGTCCGATCCGCTGCTGCCGACGGTGGGCTGGACCTGGTTGACCGACGCCCTGGAGACGCACGACGCGGCGCACACCGCCCTGGGCGGCACCGTGACGCAGACCTGCTCGACCCGTTTCGGCGAGTT
The sequence above is a segment of the Solwaraspora sp. WMMD406 genome. Coding sequences within it:
- a CDS encoding DUF3000 domain-containing protein, producing the protein MAPLAALPEAFDRAVAGLRAVTPRAEIQIEEVGAPQRLAPYAFALSASVVRADDEVATGRLVLLHDPTGHEAWHGTLRLVTYVTADLEADLVSDPLLPTVGWTWLTDALETHDAAHTALGGTVTQTCSTRFGELAGPPAGGDIEIRASWTPLDPELGAHLLAWCDLLASTAGLPPPGVSVLPGRRGTGGT
- a CDS encoding Prokaryotic metallothionein, with product MATCEVCGNDYWLAFDIKTVSGDTYTFDSFECAIQLLAPICEHCQCKIVGHGVEVSGRFFCCAHCARTVDAEQGSAVRDAVGSRPG
- the hemE gene encoding uroporphyrinogen decarboxylase, which gives rise to MTTTTPGSAARHATASTHESSAFLRACRRQPVPHTPVWFMRQAGRSLPEYRELRRGIGMLDSCRRPDLVAEITLQPVRRHGVDAAILFSDIVVPLAAAGVDLDIVAGTGPVIAEPLRDAAAVDRLRPITVDDVRFVDEAVRLLVAALGDTPLIGFAGAPFTLASYLVEGGPSRTHSRTKALMYGEPETWHALCSRLADITLEFLRVQVSAGVAAVQLFDSWAGALSEADYRRFVLPHSATVLAGLAGAGVPRIHFGVGTAELLGAMGEAGADVVGVDWRTPLDVATARIGPDGAVQGNLDPCVLLAPWPVVEAEVRRILTEGLAAPGHVFNLGHGVLPETDPDVLTRVVELIHTTSVR
- the ligD gene encoding non-homologous end-joining DNA ligase, whose product is MAGESKGSRSAASVVEVAGHQVRLSSPDRVCFPGPGYTKRDVFDYYLAVGDGIMRALRDRPTTLQRFPDGVDGEMFFQKRVPARGVPPWLGTARIAFPSGRTADELCPADLAHVAWAAQMSTVVFHPWPVRSADVDRPDELRIDLDPQPGTDFTDAVEAAGEVRAMLDELGATGYPKTSGGRGVHVYLRIPPRWTFTEVRRAAIAFARELQRRRPDLVTTAWWKEERGRKVFVDYNQTARDRTIACAYSLRANARATVSTPVTWDELTQVEPDDFDLRTVPPRLASLGDPHAGIDDTPWDISPLLGWADRDERDGSGDLPYPPDHPKMPGEPRRVQPSRARPVADS
- the hemQ gene encoding hydrogen peroxide-dependent heme synthase; this translates as MSTDSAEPAGTGSATGGPATAEQTNAARLRELNATIQYTMWSVFRVTDRLPALRDGVISEVEALVDELAAKGVTVRGVYDVSGLRADADIMVWWHAPNSDDLQDAYGRLRRTVLGRHLAAVWSQLALHRPAEFNKSHVPAFLAGEEARSYVCVYPFVRSYEWYLLPDAERRAMLAEHGRMARPYPDVRANTVASFALGDYEWMLAFEADELHRIVDLMRDLRASSARRHVREEVPFFTGRRRSVADLVAALP
- the msrB gene encoding peptide-methionine (R)-S-oxide reductase MsrB; protein product: MTVDKSSLPASEQEWRVRLAPEEFRVLRQAGTERPWSGEYVATTTVGTYHCRACDAPLFTSDTKFDSHCGWPSFDEALPGSVRYIEDRSHGMVRTEVRCATCDSHLGHRFDGERYTAKNARYCMNSVALRLEPA
- a CDS encoding GNAT family N-acetyltransferase, whose amino-acid sequence is MPSATEVTCHVAAITDLDPVTLYQLLRLRTDVFVVEQRCPYPELDGRDLEPGARHLWLARGADVVAYLRLLDDGERQRVGRVVVAAGERGHGYAGRLMAEALALVGQRPCVLAAQSHLASFYRRYGFVVAGPPFVEDGIDHVPMHRPGRTS
- a CDS encoding alpha/beta hydrolase; translated protein: MVGPLVVGLLGAASCSPPGSPGAVPDRPSAAADGPGPSWRACPELAEQVYGNVPAGTSYDCATIEVPLDWTPATSETLPLALIRVRAAGQRDRIGSLVVNPGGPGVPGIETAIHLSLGERLGGLPDEVLRRFDVVGFDPRGVGRSAPIRCVADADWDATFGADPDPRDPDEFAALVELSRRIGAGCGARYDPEQLAGYSTHQAARDLDAVRAAVGDDRLTYLGYSYGTLLGATYAHLYPRRVRALVLDGAIDPEQDLVAGSLGQAAGFERALATFVDWCARRPTRCPISADPRAALDQVLARARSAPVTGPDGREATAGWIFYAMVASLYDEAGWARLGDAVAALRDGDPRPVFTLADAYAGRDAAGGYSHLFTANLAVNCADSELDLTTAQVRDLQGQWRETYPVFGAPLAVGLLSCVHWPGRADPYPTGPAVGAPPILVIGTTGDPATPYEQAPRLAELLGVGVLLTREGNEHTAYPHVDCVARLVDAYLIELTVPADGERCPV
- the hemG gene encoding protoporphyrinogen oxidase, whose translation is MQQPWRIAVVGGGIAGLAAALRLRDIAPAGTRIVLFEQSPGLGGKLSTGEFVGLPVEQGAEAFLTRDPAGGESAAMTLARRVGLADQLVHPAVGQAALARAGGLVPLPGGTLIGVPSDLDLVSAVADVEPWRDVDGGRPLLGPGDDVAVGRLVRGRLGDDVVEQLVDPMLGGVYAGRADTLSLATTIPALAATARTEHTLLGAVRAALAARPPANGAPIFATPANGLSGLVAAIRAALTAPADAERPVTVELRTATTVRELAATPTGWRLLVGPTRAPERVEADAVLVAVPARPAARLLAGVDPTVGASIGALDYASIALISLALPAPALPRLSGFLVPAADGALTKAVTFFSTKWAHLRRADGLAVVRASVGRYGDEQLLHRTDDELVGVVRDELARLTGVRLPEPVLTQVRRWGGALPQYPPGHLDRVAAARRTLRSARCGLALAGAAYDGIGIPICIRSGEQAAEEILTTLEGRRR